The Rufibacter sp. DG15C region GGCCGGGCGTCTCAATCTCAGGAATGACTTTGATGTGGCGCGCCTTGGCGTATTTAAGAATCTCAATGAAGTCTGCCTTAGTGTAATGACCGCTACCGGTGGTATTGTTCACGTCTGGGCCAGAGGCGTAGGCAGCTTGCAAGAACTCCAGGTTATCCAGCGTGTGTCCGCGTCTTCCTCCTACTTGCGTAAGTTCTGGCAAACCGGCAATCTCCAGGCGCCAGCCTTCGTCGTCGTTCAAATGGAAGTGCAGGACGTTGAGTTTATACAGCGCCATCAAATCCAGCACCTTGAGCACCTGCTCCTTCTGCTGGAAGTTTCTGGCCACGTCCATCATAAAAGCACGGTGCGGAAACCTAGGAGCATCTTTTACCTGCACACCGTCAATGGTGACTGAGGTCTGCTTTTTAGCCAGCAGCAGGGGCGGCATCAAAGTTTTCAAAGACTGAATGCCATAGAACATACCAGCCGGTGAAGTGGCTGAAATGACAATTCCCGATGAGGCAACCTGCAACTCATAGCCTTCGGCACCCAAGCCCGCTTTCTTTTTCAGTTGAATGGAAGGAGCACTTGCTTCACGTGTCTGCGTTGTGTTCGGCTTCCCGAAGACCATTTGCAGATACGCTTCCAAGTGCTGCTGTTCATTGGCAAATTCTTTTTCAGAAGTAATTTTAGTGGCGGGTGTTAAGGTCAAAGAACTGCCAGTTTTAGTGTATTGCGCAGGCGTAGGAAATACCTTAGTCAGCTTGTCTTCCGGGATGTCTTGAATGACTTGGTTCTGGCGGTAGATGTCCTGCGCCTCTATCCAGCCCACTGCGTTTTTGGTGGGCTTCACGTAGTGCGTGCTGAGCGAGTAGCCTTTGGCTGGCTCCTGATCCCAAACCAGGTAAAAGCCATAAGGCGCCCGTGAGTCGTTGATGATTTGCCCGGCTGAGACCAGTTCAATGCTGATGGAGTCACCAGCGGCCACGGCTTTAAAATTCTCCGTTGGCACCAGACGCAACAAATCTCCGTTGATGGCCTCCACTTTTACCAGCCCGTTATTGTCCTTGGCTTTGAAAGACGGCGAACCATTGAAGTAGATGGTCCAGCCAGTGGCGGGCAAAGGAGCGTTGCCGGTGTTTTTGAAGGTCAGCGAGGAGAGCGACTGCGTTTTGCCCAGGTACTTTTCTTCCAAGACCTGAAAGGTAAGCTGAAGGTTGGCTTTGGCATTGAGTGAAGCAGAGGCAGTCTCCACCTTCTCCTGTTTTTGGGGACTGGGCTGTCCGCAACTCACCGTCCACACAGAAAAGAAACAACCCAGAAAACCAATCCAATACTTTGCCATGCCGTCTATCTTTTAGGGGGAAGAATAGGTAAAACTAGCAGTCCGTTTTTGGCCTGTTTCTCAGAAATCAAGCCAAAAACGGACCATTACAAAAATCTTGCTGCTACTTCTATAGTTTAGAAACGCCGCCAGAGACTACAAATTTCATCACCTCGCTGCTTGGTATTTCCAGAAACGTCACGCTTTCACGCGGCACCAGGAACAACTCACCCGAGAAGTTGTAAGAGTGCGGAAAGTAGACGGCCACCTTGTCTGGTAAATGCAGGGCGTCCATGGAAGTCTGGGTGATAAAGCCCAGTTTCAAGACATCCTGGAACTGCGTCATCTTCACCAGGACCGGCTGGTTGAACTTCTGGTTCTCGCCTACAAAGGCGTCAAACAAGTCTTTGAGTGAGGAGTAAATCATGCTCACCAGCGGCAGGCGGTTCATGATGCGCTCGGTGAGCACAAAGAACGGTTTGACCAAGAAAGACGAGCCGATGAAGCCCACCAAGGTGATGAGGAAAATCATGATGAACAGTCCCAGTCCCGGGTAATACAGCAGGAAGAGGTTGTCCAGCCAGTTCACAATGGCTACAATGATGTAGATGGTGAGGCTAATGGGCGCTACAATCAGGAAACCGTTGAGAAAGTATTTGAGTAATTTTTTCATGCTACAGGAAAGGTAAAGAAAAAGCCCCGACGAGCGGGGCTTAAAAATAGGGATAATCTATTATATTGTTTCGTTCTTATACGGCTACGGCCTCCTGTGCCTGAATAGCGTCTTTTACTTCCTGCATCAGCCACATGGGCGTAGACGTGGCCCCGCAGATACCCACCGAGGCGGCCTCCTTGAACCAGTCCATGTCCAGTTCCTGGGCGTTCTCCACAAAATAACTCTGCGGATTTACGCGCTGGCAAACGGCGTAGAGCGCCTTGCCGTTGGAGCTTTTCTTACCGCTCACAAAGATGACCACGTCATGCAAAGCGGCGAACTTCTCTAGCTGCGGTTCGCGGTTAGACACCTGGCGGCAGATGCTGTCATTGGCATCCAATGCTTCTACTTGAACACCAGAGGCTTGAGCGGCGGCTACCCGTTGCTCAATCAGCTCCTTCATGTGGTAAAAGCCCTTGGTACTTTTGGTAGTCTGGCTGAACAAGGTGATGGGGCGGCTGTAATCCAACTGGTCCAAATCCTCCTCAGTAGTAATGACAATGGCCTCGTTGCCGGTCTGACCGGCCAAACCAATCACCTCGGCGTGGCCTTGCTGCCCGTAGAGCACAATCTGACCGTTCATGGCCTTGTTGGAGTCATAGGCATGCTTGACGCGGTTCTGCAACTTGAGCACCACCGGACAAGAGGCGTCAATTAGCTCCAGGTTATTCTGCAAGGCCGTTTGATACGTTTCTGGCGGCTCGCCGTGCGCTCTAATCAAGACTTTGCAGTCCCGCAGTTCCTTGAGCTGGTCGCGGTCAATGATGCGCAGGCCCTTGTTGTACAAACGCTGCACCTCCATGCTGTTGTGCACAATGTCGCCTAAACAATAGAGCTCGGTTACTTCCTCTAGTTCGTCCTCTGCCATCTGTATGGCAAACTCCACCCCAAAGCAATAGCCCGAATTCTGATCTATGGTTACGTTCATCCTTACAATGATTAATGGACAATGATTCATGATTAAAAACCAGAAACAATTGACTTATTGGAACGGAAGATACGCTACTTACGCTGTACCTTTCTTTCAGTTAACTAACCTAATTTGCCTCTATTAAATTCCGGCTGGACTAATGATTAGTGAGTAATGACCAATGATGAATAATTGTCTTATTTACTATCATTCATTAGTCACTGATAAGTGTGCCAGTTTAGAGTCTACCAGGCGCATGACAAACTCCACCTGCTCATCAATGGTGATGTGCGAGGTGTCCAGTAGATGCGCGTCCTCGGCTTGGCGCAACGGGCTGTCCTCACGGGTAGAGTCTATGTGGTCGCGCTTCTTCAGGTTCTCCACAATCTCGTCAAAGGGCACCAACTGGTCTTTCTCAAAGAGCTCCTCCTGCCGGCGCTTGGCGCGGGTCTCCACATCGGCGGTCATAAATACTTTCACCTCGGCGTCTGGAAAGACTACGGTGCCAATGTCACGGCCGTCCATCACCACGCCGCGGCGCTTGCCCATCTTCTGCTGCTCGGCTACCATGGCGCGGCGCACGGCCGGTATCACGCTCACCTCGCTCACCATGTTAGATACGTACATGGTCCTAATCTCATCCTCCACGTTGAGGCCATTCAAGAAGACCTCGTTGCGGTGGGTTTTGGGGTTTCTATGGAAGGTGACCTCTATGTGGGCCAAGGCATCCTGTACTTTTTTGGGGTTGGTGAGGTCAATGTAATGCTCCAGAAAATAAAGCGTTACCGCCCGGTACATGGCCCCGGTGTCAATGTAGGCATAGCCCAGTTCTTTCGCCACCTGCTTAGCGGTGGTACTTTTACCGCAGGAAGAGTGCCCGTCCAGGGCTACTACAATCTTCTTCATACCAGTGCCTTGTCTACTAAAAAAAGGAAATTAACAATCTTTTGTGGGGCAGGGAATGGCCTTGCCCGAGCGTTGATGGCGCTGGTAGCTTTTCGTTTTCTTGCTTAGGGACGTCTTGCGCGTGCAGGCGGGGCTTACCGCTCCCAACAGCAGGCACCAGATTAAACCAAGCGAAAATATCTTTTTCAAAACCATTAACTTTGACTGCAAAGATACACGTTAAAGCCAGAACCACGAACCTTACATTTTTTATGTGGGTCCGATTCTGGCTTGTTTTTCCTAAAACTCCTCTAAACTGAAGGCTATGAGCACACGTCGTTTTTTCAAGGTAAGCGGGCACATTGTAGATGTGCTGCGCCAGGAAATCTACCAAGGCACCCTGGAAATCATGGACGGCACCATCACAGCCATCACCCGCGAATCCGTCTCTGAAACGCACTACATCTTGCCCGGGTTCATAGACGCCCACGTACACGTGGAGAGCTCCATGCTGGTGCCCTCAGAGTTTGCGCGCCTGGCCGTGCCGCACGGCACCGTGGCCACCGTCTCTGACCCGCATGAGATTGGCAACGTACTGGGCCTCAAAGGCGTGGAGTACATGTTGGACAACGGAAAGAAAGTACCCTTCAAGTTTTTCTTCGGGGCGCCGTCCTGCGTGCCGGCCACTCCGTTTGAGACCGCCGGCGCAGAGATAACGCCCGAAGACATTGAGGAATTGTTCCTGCGCCCCGAGGTGAAGTACTTAGCCGAGATGATGAACTGGCCGGGCGTCCTGAACGGCGATGACCTGGTGATGCAGAAAATAACCCTGGCCCAGAAGTTCGACAAGCAGGTAGACGGCCACGCGCCCGGCCTGCGCGGAGAACAGGCCGCCGCCTACGCCGCCGCCGGCATGACCACCGACCATGAGTGCTTTACCGCCGAGGAGGCCCTGGACAAACTGGCCGTGGGGATGAAAATTTTGATACGTGAAGGAAGCGCCGCCAAGAACTTTGACGCCCTTATTCCCTTGCTCAAAGACCACGCAGCCAGCATCATGTTCTGCTCAGATGACAAACACCCAGACAACCTGGTGGAAGGCCATATCAACGAGCTGGTCAAACGCGCCTTGGCGCAAGGCCATGACTTATTCCACGTACTGCAGGCCGCCTGCGTGAATCCCGTACAGCATTACAAATTGGAAGTAGGCCTGCTCCAAAAGAAAGAACCCGCCGACTTTATCATCGTCAACAACCTAGAGGACTTCACCATTCAACAGACCTACATCAACGGACAGCTGGTAGCCGAAAACGGCAAGACCAAGATTGACTTCACGCCCAGCGACATCATTAATAACTTCCACGCTCAGGCCAAGATGGTTGAGCAGTTCAAACTACCTGCGCAGCAAGCAACCAGAGTGAAAGTCATTGAGCCGTATGACGGGCAGCTAATAACAGGCTTGCTCACTGCTCAGGCCAAGATTGAGAACGGCAATATTGTCTCTGACGTGGCCAATGACGTGCTCAAGATGACCGTGGTGAACCGCTATGAGAACGCCGAGCCGGCCATTGCCTTCATCAAGAATTTCGGGCTGAAACGCGGGGCCATTGCGTCTAGCGTGGGGCATGACTCACACAACATCATTGCCGTGGGTTGTGATGATGAGAGTCTGTGCCGCGCGGTGAACCTGGTCATTGAGGCCAAAGGCGGAATATCGGCTGTTTCTGGGGAATCAGAGGAAATCCTGCCCTTGCCGGTGGCCGGCATCATGTCTGCGGAGGACGGCTATTGGGTAGCTGAACAGTATGCCAAGCTGGACCGCATCGCCAAGGAGATGGGCAGCACCTTGAACTCGCCGTACATGACCCTTAGCTTTATGGCCCTGCTGGTGATTCCGGCGTTGAAACTGAGCGACAAGGGCCTGTTTGACGGGCAGAAGTTTGCCTTTGTAGACGTTCTGGAGCAGAGCTAGCCAATTCAACAACTATTCTTTTGATAGGCAGTAAGCTAAAGGAGAGCTGGTAAGACATCAGCTCTTTTTTAGTGGATAAACGGTACAGAATTGGTCACAGAGATTCTCCTTTTCATAGTGGGCGTTTTGGTCAGCGCGTTCGGCACCCTCATTGGGTTTGGCGGCGGCGTGTTTCTGGTACCCATCCTCATCATCTTCTTCCAGTTTCCCATTGAGGTGGCCATTGGCAGTGCCATGTGCTCTTTGCTCCCGGCGGCGCTCATCACCTCCTTTTTTAGTTACAGAGAAAAGAACATTGACTACGTGGTGGCCTCGCTCATTCAACCATTTGCCATGCTGGGCACGGTATTAGGGGCTTTTCTGGTAGCCTACATTCCAGTGCTCCACATGCAGGCCTTGTTTGCCCTCTTCGTCTCAGTGACGGGTGTCTACATGCTGGTGTCGCATGTGCAGGCCAAGGCTAGAAAACAGGGCGTACTGTACCGCATCAACCGCATGCCCACCTCTTTCATCCGGAAGAACCACCAAAAGCACATTGCCTACCGCCTCAACGGAAGCCTGGTGTCCTTTTTTGGGTTGTGCACCGGCACCATGGCAGGTCTGTTTGGGATTGGCGGCGGATTTCTGCAGACGCCCATCATGATCAAGGTCTTCAAGATTCCTCCCCAGATTGCCATCTCCACGTCGCTGTTTCTGTTGGTCATCACCAGCCTCACGGGTATCTCGTCGCATTACTGGCTGGGGAACGTGGACTGGGTCAAAAGCGCGCCCTTGATGCTGGCCTTTGCTGTAGGAGCGGTGCTGGGCCGCATCCTCAAAAAGCAGAACCGCTTGCACCACCCAGAACGCATGATTGGGATAGGCTTATTGCTGGCGGGCGCCAGCGTCATTGCCCACATCTTCCTCAAGTACGAATTCAACTGGTAACCCTAAAAAGCCGTTTTTGGGCTGATTCTGTCAAAACAGGCCAAAAACGGCTTTTCTAATCTCTACTGCTGTTGCTCTGCCGGAAAGTACGCCTGCAGCACTTCTTCCATTTTCTCTGTGGTCAAGGGCTTGGTGAGGTAGGCAATGTTGCTGGCGGCGGCGCGCTCCGTGTCCTGCTTATGCTCTGAGGTGGTCAGGATGGCCAGCACAATATCTTTGGTGAACTCGGGGTCCAGCTTCTGAAACATCTGCAAAAACTCAAACCCGTCCATCACGGGCATGTTGATGTCCAGCAGGATGAGGGACGGCTTTACGTACTCAGGAGAGTTGGCGTCCACAATGCCCTGACTGATGGCGTACAAATAATCAAAGGCTTGCTTGCCGTTTCTGAACTCCCGTATCTGGTCTGTAACGTCCATTCGCGAGAGTAAACGGTTGTTCAGGAAATTGTTGGTGTCGTCGTCGTCTATTAGCAGAATGCCCTGTAACTTTTTCATACGCGTGCTGCGGTGGTTTCTGATGGTGATGATGTTGGTGCTGTATTGATAAAGGAAAGATAGAAGGTGGTGCCTTCGCCCACGGTGCTTTTCACTTCTACCTTGCCTCGGTGATTGTCCATGATGCGCTTGATGATGTAGAGGCCAATGCCGCTGCCCTCCACGTGGTCATGGAACCGCCTGAACAAGGAGAAGATCTTGCCCTCATACTGCGTGGTCTCCATGCCAAGCCCGTTGTCTTTGACCATGAGCCGTATAAACCTGTCTTGTTGGTCTGAGGACACTAGAATATGCAAAGGCCTGGACGGATCCCGGTACTTGATGGAATTGGTGAGCAAGTGAAAGAGCAGGCTGTGCAGGTTCTCCCTGGAAATGTATACTTCTGGGGCTGAGGAAAAGTCTGTCTCAATGGTATGCTGCACTTCTTTTAAGCGCTCGTCCAGGGTTTGCCGCACCTCGTCAAAAACCTCCTGAAATGACACTTTGCTTTGCTGGGCCTGCTCTGCGGGGCGTTGGATTCTGCTTACCTCAGAGAGGTTGTTAAGCTTGCGGTTAATCTGCTCCACTGAGTTATCCAGCCGGGAGAAAAGATTGGCCAGCACCTCATTGTTGGGGGGTAGTTCTTCCTTGATGGCGGCCACCAGACCCGCTACGTTGAGCACCGGTCCCTTTATGTCTCTGGAGGCGTAATAGACAAAATCATCTAAGTCTGCATTGGTGCGCACCAGCTCATAGTTTTTGGCGATGAGTTGTTTCTCGGCGCTTTTGCGGCTCTCCATCTCGCGTTCCATGTCGCGGTTGGCGGTGATGAGCTGGGCCGTGCGCTGCTGTACGCGTTGCTCCAGCTCCTGCTGAGTCTCGCGCAAGGCAACCTCGGCACGCTCCCTTTCCTGTATCTGATCACGAAGTTCTTGGTTAGATTTCTCTAGACGCTCTGGACTGGGAATGGCCAGCAGGTTGGGAATAGCCTTATACAGGGCCACCGCCGTCAGGATGGAGAACACGCCAATCACAAACCGGATGATCTGCACCGTCAGGAACCAGTCGCCGCTTCCCCACAAATTGAGGAAATGCACCCCGGCACCCAGTGCACCCAGCACCCCGAAGAGCATGAGCACCATCTTGCGCTGTTGGTCGTCTCGTTTTATGGCCAGGTAAAAAAGGATGCCGGCCACCACCAGGTAAGCGGTACCAGACAGGATTTCGCCAATAAGGAAAAGCCACTCATATTGGGGTGGGACAGCGGGCCGAACCTGCGCCAATGTGGGCAACGGCAGAAAGAGCAGTGAATCCATCTGGTTTACAATGTAGGATAAGAACGGCTAGCGTCAAAAGAAAGTTATGCTCCCTTCTTAGAAACAGACATTTGACCGCTAACATAAAAAAACAGGCTGACACGTGTAAACCGCATCAGCCTGTTTTTGAGGTATTTTCAAGAAATTAGGCCAAAAACGGCCTTTATGAATTCTTAGTCAAGGTAGCCTTGCTCCTTCATCCAGTCGTCATTGTAGATTTTGGCCAGGTAGCGCGTGCCGTGGTCTGGCAACACAATCACCATGGTGTCATTCTCCGTTAAATGCTCCTTGGCGTACTCCAAGGCGCCAAACACGGCAGAACCGCAAGACCAACCCACAAACAGACCTTCCTCCTTGGCCAGTCTCCTGGTCATGAGGGCAGCATCCTTATCGGTTACCTTGATGAAGGTGTCAATGAGAGAGAAGTCCACGTTCTTAGGCAGGATGTCCTCGCCAATACCCTCGGTGGCATAGGCGTAGATTTCGTTCTCGTCAAAGATGCCGGTCTCTTTGTATTTCTTGAACACAGAACCATAAGTATCTAAGCCGATGGCCTGGATGGCTGCGTTCTGCTCTTTTAGGTACTTAGAAATACCGCAGATGGTACCGCCCGTGCCCACGCCCGCCGCGAAGTGCGTGATCTTGCCTTCGGTCTGTTTCCAGATCTCTGGACCGCTGGTCTCATAGTGCGCCGCGGTGTTGGACAGGTTGTCGTACTGGTTAGGGTAGAACGAGTTGGGAATCTCCTGGTTCAGGCGCTTGGCCACAGAGTAATAAGAGTCTGGATGGTCTGGGGACACGTTGGTAGGGCAGACCAATACTTCGGCGCCCACGGCACGTAAGATGTCCATTTTCTCCTTGCTCTGCTTGTCAGACATAGTGAAGATGCACTTGTAGCCTTTGGCGATGGCGGCCAAGGCCAAGCCCATGCCGGTGTTGCCCGACGTGCCTTCAATGATGGTGCCGCCCGGCTTCAAGATGCCCGCCTTCTCGGCGTCCTCTACCATGCGCAGGGCCATGCGGTCCTTTACAGAGTTGCCCGGGTTAAAATATTCTACTTTGGCCAGAATGGTGCCTTTGATACCGTCTGTTACGCTGTTCAGCTTTACCAGCGGCGTGTTGCCAATGGCCTCTATAATGTTGTTTAAATACATACAATTGCGTTTTGTGCAGATTCTTAGAACCTGACACAAAGATAACCAAAAAATCCAGAAGGGTCAGAAAGGAGCGCTTACCAGCGCGGGTAGAAACTCACGGTGTCCCTAAAGAAACGGTTGTAACGCAGGCGCGCCTGTCTAATGGAGTCTTTCCTGAGGTTGTCGCGCTCAATGGCTTTCTGCAGTTCTTGTTCCTCTAATAGCAAGGCCACGCGGCGGCGCTGCTTGCCGTCTTTGGAAAACTGCTCATAGAAATAACTGAGCGGACTAGTCAAGAGCATGAGTGGGGACGGAGGCGCAGAGCTCAACGGCTTGGGCGGAATGATGACGCGCGGCACCATGGGGTTCATGCGGGGTTTGGGCGCGGCGGCGCGGGGCTTCATGTTTCTTAGCACACGGTCTACTTTCTCTGGCGTGGCCACGGGGCCTACCTGCACCTCTTTGAGCTGCACGCTTTCTTCCTGCAAAAGGATGTTCACGCGCAGTTCAGTTACGCTGCGCAAGGCCGGCACGTACAGTTTCTCCCGATAGCCCAGCGCCCTGAATACCAAGGTGTCTGTAGAGGCAATTTGCACCCTAAACCTGCCGGCCCCATCAGAAGAAGTGCCCAGCCCGCTCCTTTTCGTGAAGACAGAAACGCCGGCAATGGGCGTCTTGTCCACTTGCTTTAATACCTGGCCGCTTACCCACACGTAATGGTCCTGGGTTTGCGCAGACAGGGGGCTAACCGCCCACAGAGAAAAGCAGAAGAAAAAGAGAAGACGTAAATACTGGTTCATGCGGTGGAAAAGGTACAAAGGCGGCACCCTACATAGAAAAAGGCCTGCCTTTTACGGGCAAGCCTTTCAAAGATAGTAACAGAACGGTTACTCCTCTATCTTTATTTTACTGTCATCTGTCTTGACTTTGGTTTCATTGCCCTCTTTCTTGATTTTGGTGTCACCGGCTTTGATTTTGGCTTCATCACCTTCGCGTTTGGCTTTGGTATCACCTACTTTTAATTTGGCCTCGTCGCCGTCAATCTTCATCTTGTCACCGTCAGAGGTCTCATACTTGATGTCCTCTTTGTAGTATTTCTGGCGGTTGGTTTGGTAAGCCTTGAACTGCTCTGGCGTCAGAAAGCCTTTCAGCTCCAAGTCCACGTTGCTGTTAATGGTCTCCAGTTCTGTATAATATGCTTTGGGATGATCCGCTGGGTAGCCTTCTACGTCCTCCTCACTACTCATCATGGAGTCATCCCCAATGGTAGTGTCATAGGCCAGACCGGCGCTTACGTTTCTGCTGGAATAGGTACGCTCCAGCTCATCTACTTGGCGGGCTCGGTTGTAGTACACGGTTTTGACCCGTTCCTGGGTGGCAGGATCTAAGTGTAAATCTTCAGTGACTTGACGGGCCAGGCGGGTGGCGCGCTCGCGGTACTCGGCGTCATAGTTGTAGTTGGCGGCAGTGGTGCTGGTAGAATCCTCTCTGGTGGAGCCAGAGGCGGCGTCTGGGGTATCGCTATCGTTGGTGTTGGTCTCAGTAGACGTACCAGAATCCTCACGGCAGGCAGTAAAGGTCAGTGCCCCCGCTGCCAGGCATAGTAACATCAGTTTTTTCATGGTAGTAGCATTAAGTTGATGATGAGAGACTTGCCTACAGCAACCCCCACACCCTCCATACGAAACGCCCAGCCCATAGGTTAAATCACAATTGCACTCTCCTAAGGCGTGCCCACCAAAATAAGCATCACTTAAAACACTCTAACCGTCAAAACAATAAAGACAACAATCCGTTTTTGGCCTTATTTCTCAGAAACAGGCTAAAAACAGATTATTGAACTTTGTCCATATATTAACCTCGCTTAAATTCAAAGACGGTAATCTCTGGCAAGAAACCCACGCGCCCATGGTAGCCCAAGAAGCCCAGGCCCACGTTCACGTACAGGTACTGCTTTCCTTTCTGGTACAGGCCTGACCACTGCTTGTAGACGTATTGCACCGGGCTCCATTTAAAACCAGGTATGTTCACCCCAAATTGCATGCCGTGGGTATGGCCCGAAAGCATCAAATCAATGTCCTGGTATTTTTGGTTCACCTCGCCGTCCCAGTGAGAGGGATCATGCGAAAGCAAAATCTTCACCGGATATTCCTGCGTGCCTTCATAGGCCTTGGACATAATACCGTACTTAGGAAAATTCATGCGGTGCCCCCAGTTCTCTACGCCCAGCAAGGCTATTTTCTGACCGTCGCGCTCCAGGACGCGGTGCTCATTCAACAACAGATCCCAGCCCATGCGCTTGTGAGCGTTCTTGAGGTCGGCTAGGTTCTGTACCTTCTGCGCGGCGGTTTCCCATTGCATGTAATCGCCGTAGTCATGGTTGCCCAGAATGGAGAAGACCCCAGATTTGGCTTTGATTTGGCCGAGGGTGTCTACGTGCGGCTCTACCTCAGTGGCTACGTTGTTCACTAGGTCACCGGTAAACACCACCACGTCACATTCTTGCTGGTTGATGAGTTGCACGGCTTTTTGCAGCGGCTCCCCAGAATGAAAACTGCCCGTGTGCAAATCCGTGATCTGCAATAGCCTAAATCCTTCAAAGGCCGGCGGAAGGTTAGGAAACTTGAGCGTCACCTTCTTGATCTGGTAATCATAGGCTCCCTTCACCATGCCCCACACCAAGGTGCCCAGCGGAATAGCGCCCATCATCAAGGCCATCTGGCTCAGAAACTTATGTCTTCCTAGGTTAAACTTAGGGCTTTCTGGGCCTCTCACGGTGTTAGAGATAAGCTGCGTGAGCCGCACCAAATCATCCACTAATAAAAACAGCACAATGACCGCCTTGGAGATGAAGAAGATGAACAGGATGTTGGCCACCTGCATGCGCATGGGATTGGGCGCCGTACCCCGGGTGAACATGGCCAGCAAAACCGTTCCTAGCGTGAAAAGGCTCAAGGCCCAGTATATGAAGTAGGCGCTTTTCTTGAGCAGAGGAGTTGAACCCATCATCACCGTTCTCACCGCCTGAAAGACATACACGTCAATCAAGAGGATTAGGATGAGGGTTATAATTAATCGGGTCATAGAGAGTTTTAAATGAACAAGATAGCCTCTTTAAACGGCCACCCGCGTTCTGGTACGCGAAAAGAATACTGACGGTGAACTATTTCTAAGGCTCAACGCTTGATAGGACAATTTTAGCCTGATTTTTCTGCAAAAATAACCAGAAACCTTATGTCTACCGCCTACGCGCCTGCCCCGCTCACCATTAAATCTTGGGCCGAAGAAGACCGCCCACGCGAAAAACTCCTTTTAAAAGGCCGAGCCGCGCTTTCAGACACAGAACTGATTGGCATCTTAATCGGGTCGGGCACGCCAAGCCTAAGTGCCGTAGACGTGGCCAAGTTAATCTTGAAGGCCGTTGACCATGACTTAAACGCCCTGGCTAAACTCACCGTCAACGAGCTTAAAAAACACAAAGGCATCGGCGAAGCCAAGGCCATCACCATTGTGAGCGCCTTAGAACTGGGCCGAAGACGCAAGGAAGCTGCCGCCGTTCAGCTCACCAAAATCACCTGCTCCACCGACATCTACAACTACATGCGCCCGC contains the following coding sequences:
- a CDS encoding family 20 glycosylhydrolase, producing the protein MAKYWIGFLGCFFSVWTVSCGQPSPQKQEKVETASASLNAKANLQLTFQVLEEKYLGKTQSLSSLTFKNTGNAPLPATGWTIYFNGSPSFKAKDNNGLVKVEAINGDLLRLVPTENFKAVAAGDSISIELVSAGQIINDSRAPYGFYLVWDQEPAKGYSLSTHYVKPTKNAVGWIEAQDIYRQNQVIQDIPEDKLTKVFPTPAQYTKTGSSLTLTPATKITSEKEFANEQQHLEAYLQMVFGKPNTTQTREASAPSIQLKKKAGLGAEGYELQVASSGIVISATSPAGMFYGIQSLKTLMPPLLLAKKQTSVTIDGVQVKDAPRFPHRAFMMDVARNFQQKEQVLKVLDLMALYKLNVLHFHLNDDEGWRLEIAGLPELTQVGGRRGHTLDNLEFLQAAYASGPDVNNTTGSGHYTKADFIEILKYAKARHIKVIPEIETPGHARAAIKAMDARYYRLLKEGKKTEAEQYLLRDLNDKSVYRSVQYWNDNVMDVSMPSTYRFLEKVTDEVLAMYKEAGAPIQTIHFGGDEVPKGVWEKSPSVQALMKKDASIKEIDDLWYYFFNKLNAMVKARKLYLSGWEEVGLRKVRENGKLSYVANPVLAKENVHVDVWNNIGANSDLAYRMANAGYKVVLTNVTNLYLDLAYQKAYEEPGLYWGGFVDLDKPFYFIPLNYMKNMKVDESNNPIKPGAFAGKEQLTAKGKANIVGLQAPLWSERILSPERQEYMLLPKLLGLAERAWAPDPTWATESNSAKSEALYTTAWSQFVNTLGKRELPRLNYFHNGFQYRIPTAGAVVENGKVVANVQLPGMVIRYTVDGSEPTAQSKVYLGPITEKGTVKLRVFDVTGRGSRVIAVDNR
- a CDS encoding DUF502 domain-containing protein; protein product: MKKLLKYFLNGFLIVAPISLTIYIIVAIVNWLDNLFLLYYPGLGLFIMIFLITLVGFIGSSFLVKPFFVLTERIMNRLPLVSMIYSSLKDLFDAFVGENQKFNQPVLVKMTQFQDVLKLGFITQTSMDALHLPDKVAVYFPHSYNFSGELFLVPRESVTFLEIPSSEVMKFVVSGGVSKL
- a CDS encoding 4-hydroxy-3-methylbut-2-enyl diphosphate reductase, translating into MNVTIDQNSGYCFGVEFAIQMAEDELEEVTELYCLGDIVHNSMEVQRLYNKGLRIIDRDQLKELRDCKVLIRAHGEPPETYQTALQNNLELIDASCPVVLKLQNRVKHAYDSNKAMNGQIVLYGQQGHAEVIGLAGQTGNEAIVITTEEDLDQLDYSRPITLFSQTTKSTKGFYHMKELIEQRVAAAQASGVQVEALDANDSICRQVSNREPQLEKFAALHDVVIFVSGKKSSNGKALYAVCQRVNPQSYFVENAQELDMDWFKEAASVGICGATSTPMWLMQEVKDAIQAQEAVAV
- the cmk gene encoding (d)CMP kinase — protein: MKKIVVALDGHSSCGKSTTAKQVAKELGYAYIDTGAMYRAVTLYFLEHYIDLTNPKKVQDALAHIEVTFHRNPKTHRNEVFLNGLNVEDEIRTMYVSNMVSEVSVIPAVRRAMVAEQQKMGKRRGVVMDGRDIGTVVFPDAEVKVFMTADVETRAKRRQEELFEKDQLVPFDEIVENLKKRDHIDSTREDSPLRQAEDAHLLDTSHITIDEQVEFVMRLVDSKLAHLSVTNE
- the ade gene encoding adenine deaminase, which translates into the protein MSTRRFFKVSGHIVDVLRQEIYQGTLEIMDGTITAITRESVSETHYILPGFIDAHVHVESSMLVPSEFARLAVPHGTVATVSDPHEIGNVLGLKGVEYMLDNGKKVPFKFFFGAPSCVPATPFETAGAEITPEDIEELFLRPEVKYLAEMMNWPGVLNGDDLVMQKITLAQKFDKQVDGHAPGLRGEQAAAYAAAGMTTDHECFTAEEALDKLAVGMKILIREGSAAKNFDALIPLLKDHAASIMFCSDDKHPDNLVEGHINELVKRALAQGHDLFHVLQAACVNPVQHYKLEVGLLQKKEPADFIIVNNLEDFTIQQTYINGQLVAENGKTKIDFTPSDIINNFHAQAKMVEQFKLPAQQATRVKVIEPYDGQLITGLLTAQAKIENGNIVSDVANDVLKMTVVNRYENAEPAIAFIKNFGLKRGAIASSVGHDSHNIIAVGCDDESLCRAVNLVIEAKGGISAVSGESEEILPLPVAGIMSAEDGYWVAEQYAKLDRIAKEMGSTLNSPYMTLSFMALLVIPALKLSDKGLFDGQKFAFVDVLEQS
- a CDS encoding sulfite exporter TauE/SafE family protein, with the protein product MVTEILLFIVGVLVSAFGTLIGFGGGVFLVPILIIFFQFPIEVAIGSAMCSLLPAALITSFFSYREKNIDYVVASLIQPFAMLGTVLGAFLVAYIPVLHMQALFALFVSVTGVYMLVSHVQAKARKQGVLYRINRMPTSFIRKNHQKHIAYRLNGSLVSFFGLCTGTMAGLFGIGGGFLQTPIMIKVFKIPPQIAISTSLFLLVITSLTGISSHYWLGNVDWVKSAPLMLAFAVGAVLGRILKKQNRLHHPERMIGIGLLLAGASVIAHIFLKYEFNW